A window of Mangifera indica cultivar Alphonso chromosome 13, CATAS_Mindica_2.1, whole genome shotgun sequence contains these coding sequences:
- the LOC123195253 gene encoding 40S ribosomal protein S3-3-like, with translation MATQISKKRKFVADGVFFAELNEVLTRELAEDGYSGVEVRVTPMRTEIIIRATRTQNVLGEKGRRIRELTSVVQKRFKFPENSVELYAEKVNNRGLCAIAQAESLRYKLLGGLAVRRACYGVLRFIMESGAKGCEVIVSGKLRAQRAKSMKFKDGYMISSGQPVNEYIDSAVRHVLLRQGVLGIKVKIMLDWDPKGKQGPMTPLPDLVTIHSPKEEEEYVPPVMTTATIELPVA, from the exons ATGGCTACTCAGATTAGCAAGAAACGCAAA TTTGTTGCTGATGGTGTGTTCTTTGCGGAGCTGAATGAAGTCCTAACAAGAGAGCTTGCTGAAGATGGATACTCCGGTGTCGAAGTTAGGGTTACTCCCATGCGTACTGAGATCATTATTAGGGCCACACGCACTCAGAACGTTCTTG GCGAGAAGGGAAGGAGGATTAGAGAGCTGACTTCAGTTGTTCAGAAACGATTCAAGTTTCCAGAGAACAGTGTGGAGCTCTATGCTGAGAAAGTTAACAACAGGGGTCTCTGTGCTATTGCTCAGGCTGAGTCCCTGCGTTACAAGCTTCTCGGAGGTCTTGCTGTTAGAAG GGCATGCTACGGTGTACTGAGGTTTATCATGGAGAGTGGAGCTAAGGGATGTGAG GTTATTGTGAGTGGAAAGCTTCGCGCCCAGCGTGCCAAGTCGATGAAGTTCAAGGATGGGTACATGATATCCTCTGGTCAACCTGTCAATGAATACATCGACTCAGCTGTCAGACATGTTCTTCTTAGACAG GGTGTGCTTGGTATCAAGGTGAAGATCATGCTTGACTGGGATCCCAAGGGCAAGCAAGGGCCAATGACACCTTTGCCTGATCTGGTCACCATTCACTCTCCTAAGGAAGAAGAGGAGTATGTCCCACCAGTGATGACCACTGCAACTATTGAACTTCCAGTAGCATAA
- the LOC123194867 gene encoding E3 ubiquitin ligase PARAQUAT TOLERANCE 3-like, translating to MSIRYKFRSSVNFDSVDIGGRSSISIRDLKSKIVLSKKLNICQNFDLFFSDAQTGQEYGDENYQILSGSSVIIKRVPAGSVPLKRSHNDSFSTFGLKEKEEINNICAANIEINLDDFGVDLCPVPEANLSCSNVDIVKETYICGERKNVGGTRCPGSPTFRCKEFGVSDFTGAIPKGPVHGGVEEDTLETKSKPNVQQRMKLENVAIANPPTMQSTIFPSELKCSLCNTLFKEAVMIPCCQHSFCEKCIHLALAQKARCPKCLSSKCKVQDLLPNLSLQQAIEHFLESQIPSNGTENALHDYVPDGESGIQAKDVSYAVTNHRREPQLPNSPTATGRWSNQIAAESASDSMLRNNASIGGIGSHVNQFGGDKIIKSYLLPHKKKQIYGERPVDWDDFGDCHGESQPVHEEVESSITKNKAFSVNASGVDKRFMQSGRLKKGNRTCYMCGSPDHFIRNCPVASSPNSMLHTGNGGFPHAMHGYVSTYWNGPPLPHVANIYANPGIMPFNVAMVPRAPPFTGPMYMPSTFGGPPAYGGFGRMRGAAAPVVINTERHLFHSEILDRQVYEKKRKLSNLNMSGQSDDDDDDDDDYLHIKKRCHLSEEERSDDRRSHISRERSVSCSEESILRRLHKRHFHDTNLDNGTYSVDEKHEKNPHSSISGREWRLHHSERSSEVENIPSGSSWKSDMRQKEQSRNSKKHSERREQCCSDSSCVRHPSNKEKEVERKRVKSDVKKHEQKHSSRSDSGLEPSCPGDIKNQLKERDFSNVSGHSRHNSRSMDNQPSRDRWLMVRGSDENYAEDFRYKKRKRVY from the exons ATGTCTATACGGTATAAGTTCAGGAGTTCAGTGAATTTCGACTCGGTAGACATCGGAGGTCGGTCTTCAATTTCAATTCGTGATCTCAAATCAAAGATTGTTCTAAGCAAGAAGCTCAATATATGCCAAAACTTCGATCTTTTCTTCTCTGATGCTCAAACTGGTCAAG AGTATGGTgatgaaaattatcaaattttgagtGGTTCAAGTGTGATTATCAAGAGAGTGCCTGCTGGATCAGTGCCATTGAAAAG GTCTCACAATGACTCATTCTCAACTTTTGGgctcaaagaaaaagaagaaattaataacATTTGTGCTGCG AATATAGAAATCAATTTAGATGACTTTGGGGTTGACTTGTGTCCTGTTCCTGAGGCTAACTTATCCTGCTCAAATGTTGACATTGTTAAAGAAACTTACATTTGTGGTGAGAGGAAAAACGTCGGTGGCACTAG ATGTCCTGGGTCACCCACTTTCAGATGTAAAGAATTTGGAGTGAGTGACTTCACTGGGGCTATTCCAAAAG GTCCTGTGCATGGTGGAGTGGAAGAGGATACATTGGAGACAAAATCTAAACCTAATGTTCAACAACGCATGAAACTGGAAAA TGTGGCCATTGCCAATCCTCCAACTATGCAAAGCACTATTTTTCCATCAGAGCTTAAATGCTCTCTTTGCAACACATTGTTTAAGGAGGCTGTGATGATACCTTGCTGCCAACATAGTTTTTGTGAGAAAT GTATCCATTTAGCGCTTGCTCAGAAAGCAAGGTGTCCCAAGTGTCTTTCTTCCAAATGCAAAGTACAAGATTTGCTACCAAATTTATCTCTTCAGCAAGCAATTGAGCATTTCCTTGAATCCCAAATTCCGAGCAATGGAACAGAAAATGCACTTCATGACTATGTTCCAg ATGGAGAATCTGGGATTCAAGCAAAAGACGTCTCTTATGCTGTTACTAATCATCGAAGAGAACCTCAGTTGCCCAATTCTCCCACTGCAACTGGGAGATGGTCTAATCAAATTGCTGCAGAATCTGCTTCTGACTCAATGTTAAGAAACAATGCATCTATAGGGGGCATTGGTTCTCATGTCAATCAATTCGgtggagataaaataataaagtcaTACTTGTTACCgcacaagaaaaaacaaatatatggaGAAAGACCTGTGGACTGGGATGATTTTGGTGATTGCCATGGTGAAAGCCAGCCTGTTCACGAAGAAG TTGAATCCAGTATCACGAAAAATAAGGCATTCTCTGTTAATGCTTCAG GCGTAGACAAACGCTTTATGCAGAGTGGAAGACTTAAAAAG GGGAATCGAACCTGTTACATGTGTGGTTCTCCAGATCATTTCATAAGAAACTGCCCTGTTGCTTCAAGTCCAAATTCTATGCTACATACAG GAAATGGTGGTTTTCCACATGCTATGCATGGTTATGTATCAACTTACTGGAACGGACCTCCTTTGCCCCATGTTGCAAACATATATGCTAATCCAGGGATAATGCCCTTCAATGTAGCTATGGTCCCTCGTGCCCCACCTTTTACTGGTCCTATGTATATGCCATCTACGTTTGGTGGCCCACCTGCCTATGG TGGTTTCGGGAGGATGAGAGGAGCAGCAGCTCCAGTTGTGATTAATACAGAGCGACATCTATTTCATTCAGAGATTTTGGATCGTCAAGTTTATGAAAAGAAACGGAAGTTATCAAATCTGAATATGAG TGGACAGtccgatgatgatgatgatgatgatgatgattatcTTCATATTAAGAAAAGGTGTCACTTGAGTGAGGAAGAAAGATCAGATGACCGTAGATCTCATATCAGTAGGGAAAGGAGTGTAAGCTGTTCTGAGGAAAGCATTTTGCGTAGGTTACACAAGAGACACTTTCATGACACTAATTTGGACAATGGCACGTACTCTGTTGATGAGAAACATGAGAAAAATCCCCATTCCTCAATTTCTGGTAGAGAATGGAGGCTACATCACTCAGAGAGAAGTTCAGAAGTTGAGAATATCCCCAGTGGTTCCAGCTGGAAAAGTGATATGAGGCAAAAAGAACAGAGCAGAAACTCTAAAAAGCACAGTGAAAGAAGGGAGCAGTGTTGCAGTGATTCTAGTTGTGTTCGCCATCCAAGTAACAAAGAGAAAGAGgttgaaagaaagagagtgaaGTCTGATGTCAAAAAACATGAACAGAAACATAGCAGCCGCTCAGATTCTGGTTTGGAACCAAGCTGTCCTGGTGATATAAAAAACCAACTAAAAGAGAGAGATTTCAGTAATGTGTCAGGGCATTCTCGGCACAATTCAAGGTCTATGGACAATCAGCCAAGTCGTGATAGGTGGCTGATGGTCAGGGGGTCGGATGAAAATTATGCTGAAGACTTTCGTTATAAAAAACGAAAAAGAGTTTACTAA
- the LOC123194453 gene encoding thermospermine synthase ACAULIS5-like translates to MGSEAVEFLYENGFSKVCSETVNQKKNGKQHQDCCWFEEEIDDNLKWSFALNRVLHKGTSKYQDIALLDTKRFGKVLVIDGKMQSAESDEFIYHECLIHPSFLCHPSPKTVFIMGGGEGSAAREALKHKSIEKVVMCDIDQEVVDFCRRYLTVNQEAFCNKKLDLVVNDAKAELEKRNEKFDIIVGDLADPVEGGPCYQLYTKSFYERILKPKLKDSGIFVTQAGPAGIFSHKEVFSSIYNTIKQVFKHVLAYTAHVPSFADTWGWVMASDQPFSVKAEEIDWRIEDRINGELLYLNGASFLSSATMNKAVSLSLLNETHVYTEEDARFIHGYGVAYNRN, encoded by the exons ATGGGTAGTGAGGCGGTGGAGTTTTTGTATGAAAATGGTTTCTCGAAGGTTTGCAGCGAGACAGTAAATCAGAAGAAGAATGGGAAGCAGCATCAAGATTGTTGCTGGTTTGAAGAAGAGATAGACGATAATCTCAAATGGTCATTTGCTTTGAACAG AGTGCTGCATAAAGGCACAAGTAAATACCAGGATATTGCTCTTTTGGATACAAAACGTTTTGGAAAG GTGCTTGTAATTGATGGGAAGATGCAGAGTGCTGAATCGGATGAATTTATTTATCATGAGTGTTTGATTCATCCCTCTTTCTTATGTCACCCAag TCCAAAAACTGTATTCATAATGGGAGGAGGGGAAGGGTCTGCTGCCAGGGAAGCTCTCAAGCACAAGTCAATTGAAAAAGTTGTCATGTGTGATATTGACCAG GAAGTGGTTGATTTCTGCCGAAGATACCTCACAGTAAACCAAGAGGCGTTTTGTAACAAGAAGCTTGATCTAGTTGTTAATGATGCCAa GGCTGAATTGGAGAAGAGAAATGAGAAATTTGACATCATAGTGGGGGATCTAGCTGACCCTGTAGAAGGAGGGCCTTGCTATCAGCTCTACACAAAATCCTTCTACGAGCGAATTCTGAAGCCTAAGCTTAAGGACAGTGGCATCTTTGTTACCCAG GCTGGACCAGCAGGCATTTTCAGCCACAAGGAAGTCTTTTCATCTATTTACAATACGATTAAACAGGTCTTCAAGC ATGTGCTGGCATACACAGCTCATGTTCCCTCTTTTGCAGATACCTGGGGATGGGTTATG GCGTCTGACCAACCATTCTCTGTCAAAGCTGAGGAAATCGACTGGAGGATTGAAGACAGGATTAATGGTGAATTACTCTACCTGAATGGCGCTTCATTCCTCTCCTCTGCCACAATGAATAAGGCTGTTTCTTTATC GTTGTTGAATGAAACTCATGTCTACACGGAGGAAGATGCAAGATTTATTCATGGATATGGTGTGGCTTATAACCGCAATTGA
- the LOC123193929 gene encoding mechanosensitive ion channel protein 10-like isoform X1, producing MRKLSGDQVTENVSRGGEMSMSEKKTLNGSEVVIKISGEETPKAKLDSTNAKEYSSEATTEPTTTGTVAKSVSVSCPSPEISRFSPSPDKPPKIPTANEAILRQRRSLKRSAYSKPKSRFGEQPYKVDASMLEENDNLASQEQVGVNSPCRNYLTRGSPNNKYISSIVTNPITPRTPVLTSPGGAWEDENEEIYKKVELSKQKRKKVKTKVLIEWVAFLCIVVCLVASLTVDKLENSMIWELEVWKWCVLVLVIFSGMLVTNWIMHFVVFLIEKNFLLKKKVLYFVHGLKKSVQVFIWLALVLLTWVLFKSGVKRTKFATKVLDYITMTLITILIGAFLWLLKTLLLKILASNFHVNRFFDRIQESVFYQYVLQTLSGTPLIEEAQTVGKSASTGQLSFCSKKKCKEAKDKKIIDMGKFHKIKQEKVTAWTMKVLVDAIMNSRLTTISNTLDETVEDIGGEQADKEITNEMEATAAAFQIFKNVAQPGSKYIDEQDLSRFMIREEVDLVFPLIEGSEKGQIDKKALTDWVVKVYNGRKALAHALNDTKTAVKQLNKLVIGILVILTFIIWLLLTEIATTKVLVFFSSQLVVAAFMFGNTCKTIFEALIFVFVMHPFDVGDRCVVDGVQLLVEEMNILTTVFLKLNNEKIYYPNSVLSTKPITNYYRSPDMGDSVEFSIEFMTPVEKIGLLKEKITDYLEKNPHHWHPNHSILVKEIENVNNIKMGLYCTHTMNFQDFGEKNKRRSELVIELKRIFEELNIKYNLLPQQVHLCQIGKESTTATIG from the exons ATGAGGAAACTTTCCGGTGATCAAGTCACAG AGAACGTTTCTAGAGGTGGTGAAATGAGCATGTCAGAAAAGAAAACTCTGAATGGAAGTGAAGTGGTGATAAAAATCTCTGGCGAAGAGACTCCAAAAGCTAAGTTGGACAGCACAAATGCGAAAGAGTATTCTTCAGAAGCAACGACAGAACCGACTACTACTGGTACTGTGGCAAAATCAGTGTCAGTAAGTTGCCCTTCCCCTGAGATTTCAAGATTTAGTCCAAGCCCAGATAAGCCACCAAAAATCCCAACCGCCAATGAAGCAATCCTCAGACAAAGAAGGTCTTTAAAACGGTCTGCGTACTCAAAACCCAAATCAAGATTTGGAGAACAACCATATAAGGTTGATGCCAGTATGTTGGAAGAGAATGATAATTTAGCCTCTCAAGAACAAGTTGGTGTTAATTCACCTTGTAGGAATTATCTTACTAGAGGATCACCTAATAATAAGTATATTTCAAGTATTGTGACAAATCCTATTACCCCAAGAACACCAGTACTGACATCTCCAGGGGGAGCATGGGAGGATGAGAACGAGGAGATTTACAAGAAAGTTGAATTGAGTAAGCAAAAACGCAAGAAAGTTAAAACTAAAGTGTTGATTGAGTGGGTTGCTTTTTTGTGCATTGTGGTGTGTTTAGTTGCTAGCTTGACTGTGGACAAATTGGAAAACTCTATGATTTGGGAGTTGGAGGTTTGGAAATGGTGTGTGCTTGTGTTGGTCATATTTTCTGGCATGTTGGTGACTAATTGGATTATGCATTTTGTTGTATTCTTGATTGAGAAGAACTTTTTGCTAAAGAAGAAGGTGctttattttgttcatggtttGAAAAAGAGTGTTCAGGTTTTTATATGGCTAGCATTGGTTCTTCTTACTTGGGTTTTGTTTAAGAGTGGGGTTAAGCGCACAAAGTTTGCTACAAAGGTTCTGGATTATATAACCATGACTCTTATTACTATTCTCATTGGGGCATTTCTGTGGCTGTTGAAAACTTTGTTGCTAAAAATTTTAGCTTCCAATTTCCATGTCAATAGATTCTTTGATAGAATTCAAGAATCAGTCTTCTATCAGTATGTACTTCAGACTCTTTCGGGTACTCCACTTATCGAGGAGGCTCAGACGGTTGGGAAATCAGCAAGCACTGGTCAACTGAGTTTCTGTAGTAAAAAGAAATGTAAAGAAGCAAAGGACAAAAAGATTATTGATATGGGTAAGTTTCATAAAATAAAGCAAGAGAAGGTTACAGCTTGGACCATGAAGGTATTGGTTGATGCAATCATGAATTCAAGGCTTACCACAATCTCCAATACATTAGATGAAACTGTAGAGGACATAGGAGGCGAACAAGCAGATAAGGAAATAACCAATGAGATGGAAGCGACAGCAGCTGCATTCCAAATATTTAAGAATGTTGCTCAGCCTGGTTCCAA GTACATTGATGAGCAAGACCTCTCAAGATTTATGATTAGGGAGGAGGTGGATCTCGTATTCCCACTAATTGAAGGATCTGAGAAAGGCCAGATTGATAAGAAAGCTCTCACAGATTGGGTG GTAAAGGTTTACAATGGTCGAAAAGCACTAGCACATGCCTTAAATGACACTAAAACTGCTGTGAAGCAATTGAACAAGCTTGTTATAGGGATCCTGGTTATTTTGACTTTTATCATTTGGCTCCTCTTAACGGAAATTGCCACAACGAAAGTGCTCGTCTTCTTCTCATCACAACTTGTGGTAGCTGCGTTTATGTTTGGGAACACTTGCAAGACTATATTTGAAGCTCTCATATTTGTATTTGTGATGCATCCTTTTGATGTTGGTGACCGTTGTGTTGTTGATGGAGTCCAG TTGCTGGTTGAAGAAATGAACATCTTAACGACAGTGTTCTTGAAGcttaacaatgaaaaaatttacTATCCAAATTCAGTTTTGTCTACAAAGCCCATCACTAATTACTACAGAAGTCCGGATATGGGTGATTCCGTTGAATTTTCCATCGAATTTATGACACCAGTGGAGAAGATTGGGTtgctgaaagaaaaaataacggA TTATCTGGAGAAAAATCCCCATCATTGGCATCCTAACCACAGTATATTGgtgaaagaaattgaaaatgtcaataatataaAGATGGGTCTCTATTGTACTCACACAATGAACTTCCAGGACTTTGGAGAGAAGAACAAAAGAAGAAGTGAACTGGTCATTGAACTAAAGAGAATTTTTGAAGAACTAAACATAAAGTACAATCTACTTCCCCAACAAGTTCATCTTTGCCAAATTGGGAAAGAATCAACTACTGCAACCATTGGATAA
- the LOC123193929 gene encoding mechanosensitive ion channel protein 10-like isoform X2: MRKLSGDQVTGGEMSMSEKKTLNGSEVVIKISGEETPKAKLDSTNAKEYSSEATTEPTTTGTVAKSVSVSCPSPEISRFSPSPDKPPKIPTANEAILRQRRSLKRSAYSKPKSRFGEQPYKVDASMLEENDNLASQEQVGVNSPCRNYLTRGSPNNKYISSIVTNPITPRTPVLTSPGGAWEDENEEIYKKVELSKQKRKKVKTKVLIEWVAFLCIVVCLVASLTVDKLENSMIWELEVWKWCVLVLVIFSGMLVTNWIMHFVVFLIEKNFLLKKKVLYFVHGLKKSVQVFIWLALVLLTWVLFKSGVKRTKFATKVLDYITMTLITILIGAFLWLLKTLLLKILASNFHVNRFFDRIQESVFYQYVLQTLSGTPLIEEAQTVGKSASTGQLSFCSKKKCKEAKDKKIIDMGKFHKIKQEKVTAWTMKVLVDAIMNSRLTTISNTLDETVEDIGGEQADKEITNEMEATAAAFQIFKNVAQPGSKYIDEQDLSRFMIREEVDLVFPLIEGSEKGQIDKKALTDWVVKVYNGRKALAHALNDTKTAVKQLNKLVIGILVILTFIIWLLLTEIATTKVLVFFSSQLVVAAFMFGNTCKTIFEALIFVFVMHPFDVGDRCVVDGVQLLVEEMNILTTVFLKLNNEKIYYPNSVLSTKPITNYYRSPDMGDSVEFSIEFMTPVEKIGLLKEKITDYLEKNPHHWHPNHSILVKEIENVNNIKMGLYCTHTMNFQDFGEKNKRRSELVIELKRIFEELNIKYNLLPQQVHLCQIGKESTTATIG; encoded by the exons ATGAGGAAACTTTCCGGTGATCAAGTCACAG GTGGTGAAATGAGCATGTCAGAAAAGAAAACTCTGAATGGAAGTGAAGTGGTGATAAAAATCTCTGGCGAAGAGACTCCAAAAGCTAAGTTGGACAGCACAAATGCGAAAGAGTATTCTTCAGAAGCAACGACAGAACCGACTACTACTGGTACTGTGGCAAAATCAGTGTCAGTAAGTTGCCCTTCCCCTGAGATTTCAAGATTTAGTCCAAGCCCAGATAAGCCACCAAAAATCCCAACCGCCAATGAAGCAATCCTCAGACAAAGAAGGTCTTTAAAACGGTCTGCGTACTCAAAACCCAAATCAAGATTTGGAGAACAACCATATAAGGTTGATGCCAGTATGTTGGAAGAGAATGATAATTTAGCCTCTCAAGAACAAGTTGGTGTTAATTCACCTTGTAGGAATTATCTTACTAGAGGATCACCTAATAATAAGTATATTTCAAGTATTGTGACAAATCCTATTACCCCAAGAACACCAGTACTGACATCTCCAGGGGGAGCATGGGAGGATGAGAACGAGGAGATTTACAAGAAAGTTGAATTGAGTAAGCAAAAACGCAAGAAAGTTAAAACTAAAGTGTTGATTGAGTGGGTTGCTTTTTTGTGCATTGTGGTGTGTTTAGTTGCTAGCTTGACTGTGGACAAATTGGAAAACTCTATGATTTGGGAGTTGGAGGTTTGGAAATGGTGTGTGCTTGTGTTGGTCATATTTTCTGGCATGTTGGTGACTAATTGGATTATGCATTTTGTTGTATTCTTGATTGAGAAGAACTTTTTGCTAAAGAAGAAGGTGctttattttgttcatggtttGAAAAAGAGTGTTCAGGTTTTTATATGGCTAGCATTGGTTCTTCTTACTTGGGTTTTGTTTAAGAGTGGGGTTAAGCGCACAAAGTTTGCTACAAAGGTTCTGGATTATATAACCATGACTCTTATTACTATTCTCATTGGGGCATTTCTGTGGCTGTTGAAAACTTTGTTGCTAAAAATTTTAGCTTCCAATTTCCATGTCAATAGATTCTTTGATAGAATTCAAGAATCAGTCTTCTATCAGTATGTACTTCAGACTCTTTCGGGTACTCCACTTATCGAGGAGGCTCAGACGGTTGGGAAATCAGCAAGCACTGGTCAACTGAGTTTCTGTAGTAAAAAGAAATGTAAAGAAGCAAAGGACAAAAAGATTATTGATATGGGTAAGTTTCATAAAATAAAGCAAGAGAAGGTTACAGCTTGGACCATGAAGGTATTGGTTGATGCAATCATGAATTCAAGGCTTACCACAATCTCCAATACATTAGATGAAACTGTAGAGGACATAGGAGGCGAACAAGCAGATAAGGAAATAACCAATGAGATGGAAGCGACAGCAGCTGCATTCCAAATATTTAAGAATGTTGCTCAGCCTGGTTCCAA GTACATTGATGAGCAAGACCTCTCAAGATTTATGATTAGGGAGGAGGTGGATCTCGTATTCCCACTAATTGAAGGATCTGAGAAAGGCCAGATTGATAAGAAAGCTCTCACAGATTGGGTG GTAAAGGTTTACAATGGTCGAAAAGCACTAGCACATGCCTTAAATGACACTAAAACTGCTGTGAAGCAATTGAACAAGCTTGTTATAGGGATCCTGGTTATTTTGACTTTTATCATTTGGCTCCTCTTAACGGAAATTGCCACAACGAAAGTGCTCGTCTTCTTCTCATCACAACTTGTGGTAGCTGCGTTTATGTTTGGGAACACTTGCAAGACTATATTTGAAGCTCTCATATTTGTATTTGTGATGCATCCTTTTGATGTTGGTGACCGTTGTGTTGTTGATGGAGTCCAG TTGCTGGTTGAAGAAATGAACATCTTAACGACAGTGTTCTTGAAGcttaacaatgaaaaaatttacTATCCAAATTCAGTTTTGTCTACAAAGCCCATCACTAATTACTACAGAAGTCCGGATATGGGTGATTCCGTTGAATTTTCCATCGAATTTATGACACCAGTGGAGAAGATTGGGTtgctgaaagaaaaaataacggA TTATCTGGAGAAAAATCCCCATCATTGGCATCCTAACCACAGTATATTGgtgaaagaaattgaaaatgtcaataatataaAGATGGGTCTCTATTGTACTCACACAATGAACTTCCAGGACTTTGGAGAGAAGAACAAAAGAAGAAGTGAACTGGTCATTGAACTAAAGAGAATTTTTGAAGAACTAAACATAAAGTACAATCTACTTCCCCAACAAGTTCATCTTTGCCAAATTGGGAAAGAATCAACTACTGCAACCATTGGATAA
- the LOC123194163 gene encoding uncharacterized protein LOC123194163 has translation TTNFCNHIGVHHPNSQSFIKPLPGRPLKPVFFANSKSRARLKVQATLKEKAVTGLTAAALTASMVIPQGAAAAGPVVSPSYKNFLLSITASGVVLGVIVGAIIGVSNFDPVKRS, from the coding sequence ACTACTAACTTCTGCAACCACATAGGGGTTCACCACCCAAATTCTCAATCCTTCATCAAGCCATTACCGGGAAGACCATTAAAGCCTGTTTTCTTTGCCAACTCCAAGTCAAGAGCCAGACTTAAAGTGCAGGcaactttaaaagaaaaggcAGTGACAGGACTCACAGCAGCTGCTTTAACAGCTTCAATGGTAATACCTCAGGGGGCTGCGGCAGCTGGACCTGTTGTCTCCCCTTCTTACAAGAACTTCTTGCTCAGCATCACCGCCAGTGGAGTCGTGCTTGGTGTAATTGTTGGAGCCATTATTGGGGTCTCAAACTTTGATCCTGTTAAGCGAAGCTGA